The nucleotide sequence CAAGGCAGCGATGCTGGAACAATTCCGCTGTGCAGGCTATGAGCTGGTCCTGCCGCCGCTGATCGAATATGTCGATTCGCTGATCGCCGAAGGTGATACTGCGCTGGACCTGAAAACCTTCAAGCTGGACGACCAGTTGTCTGGTCACCAGCTGGGTCTGCGTGCGGATATCACCCCGCAAGTGGCGCGCATTGACGCCCACTTGCTGGGCCATCGCACTGGTGTTACCCGCCTGTGCTATGCCGGCAGTGTGGTGCATACCCGTCCCAATGGCTTGATGAGTTCGCGCCAGCCCATGCAGGTTGGTGCCGAGTTGTACGGCTATGCCGGTATCGAAGCCGATATCGAAATCATCGAACTGATGCTGTCCACGCTGGGTCAGGTCAAGGTGCCGCAGCTGCGACTGGATGTTGGCCATACTGCCATCTTCCGTGGACTGGCCACCGCAGCTGGCCTGTCGCCGCAAGCCACGCGCGAACTGTTTGCCGTGCTGCAAAACAAGGATGCCGCCAGCATTGCCGAACAGGTAGCAGGTCTGGCCGAGCCTTACCGTTCTGCCTTCCTCGCCTTGCCCGAGCTGTATGGCCCGGCATCGGTGCTGGAAAAAGCCCGCACCCGCCTGCCGTCCTTGCCGGAAGTCGAGCTGGCACTGATGCAGCTGTCGGCCATTGCCCGCGCCTTCGAGGGGCGTGTCGCAATCAGCTTTGACCTATCCGAACTGCGTGGTACGCACTACCACACCGGCCTGATCTTTGCCGCCTATGCGCCTGGCTGGGCGGTAGAGCTGGCTCGTGGCGGCCGCTACGACAATGTTGGTCGTCGTTTTGGTCGTGCCCGTCCGGCTACCGGTTTCAGTCTGGACTTGCGCGATCTGATCCAGATTCTGCCGGAACGCGGTAGTGCCATGGGTGTACGTGTTTCCAATCGCCACCTGCCGGCGGCCCAGGGCGAAGTCGAGCGCCTGCGCGCGGCTGGTGAGGTGGTGATTATTGATTATCTGGGGGAATCAGCCGAGGCCATCGGCTGCAACCGTGAACTGATTCCGGCCGCTGACGGCTGGCAGATCGTCCCCTTTAACTGATTTTTAGTTTGACTGAAGAAGAGGTTTTTCCAATGTCCAAGAATGTTGTCGTGATCGGTACCCAATGGGGTGATGAAGGCAAGGGCAAGATCGTTGACTGGCTGACCGACCACGCACGTGCTGTGGTGCGTTTCCAGGGTGGTCATAATGCTGGCCATACCCTGGTGGTGGGTGGCAAGAAAACCGTGCTGCGCCTGATTCCGTCCGGCATCCTGCGCGAAGGCGTCGAGTGCTTTATCGGCAATGGCGTTGTCCTGTCGCCGGAAGCGCTGCTGAAGGAAATCGACGAGCTGGAAACTGCCGGTGTCAATGTGGCGGCCCGTCTGAAGATTGCCGAAGCCTGCCCGCTGATCCTGCCTTACCACGTGGCTCTGGACCAGGCACGCGAAGCGGCCAAGGGTGCCGGCAAGATCGGTACCACCGGTCGCGGTATCGGCCCCTGCTACGAAGACAAGGTTGCGCGTCGTGCATTGCGCGTGATCGACCTGTTCAATCCGGAGCGCTTCGCTGCCAAGCTGAAAGAGAACGTCGAGTTCTACAACTTCCAGCTGACCCAGTATTTCAAGGCAGAGCCGGTCAGCTTTGAAGCCATTCTGGAGCAGACCATGCTGCTGGCCGAACGCATCAAGCCGATGGTGGCCGATGTGTCGCGTACCCTGTATGACATGAACCAGGCTGATGTGCCGCTGCTGTTCGAAGGCGCACAAGGTACGCTGCTGGATATCGATCACGGTACTTATCCGTATGTGACTTCGTCCAACTGTGTGGCCGGTGCTGCCGCGCCGGGCGCTGGCGTTGCCCCGCAAATGCTCAATTACGTACTGGGCATCGTCAAGGGTTACACCACCCGAGTGGGTTCCGGTCCCTTCCCGACCGAACAGGAAAACGAAATTGGCGCCTTCCTGGCCAAGCGTGGCAATGAGTTCGGTTCGGTTACCGGTCGTCCGCGCCGCTGTGGCTGGTTCGATGCCGCCGCACTCAAGCGTTCCATCCAGATCAACGGCGTATCCGGTCTGTGTGTCACCAAACTGGACGTGATGGATGGTCTGGAAGAGATCAAGCTGTGCGTGGGCTACAAGCTGGATGGCAAGGAAGTCGACATCCTGCCCTTCGGTTCCGATGCCGTGACCCAGTGCGAACCGATCTACGAAACCATGCCTGGCTGGAGTGAAACCACTTTCGGCACCAAGCGTTGGGAAGACCTACCGGCCAATGCTCAGGCTTATCTGAAGCGTATTGCTGAAGTCTGCGGCGCGCCGGTTGATATCGTTTCTACCGGTCCGGATCGCGAAGAAACCATCGTATTGCGTCATCCCTACGGCCTGTAAGCTTGGTATGACTCACAAAACCCACCCCGCGCGGTGGGTTTTTTTATGGCTGCAATTCGGTATGATAGCGCTAACATTGCTGTTTTTCTCCCCTCCTACCAACCGCAGCTATCCGTTTTCCTGCAGATAGCACAGTCAGGATGATGCATGTCTACTCCATTGAATGTCGTGCTGGTCGGCTATGGATATGCCGGTAAAACCTTTCATGCTCCGTTGATTGCCGCCTGCCCGGATTTGCAGCTTTACGGCGTGGTCAGCAGCAAGGCCGATGTGCTTAGCGCAGATTGGCCAGCGCTACGGCAGTGGCCCACGCTGCAACAGGCCCTGCAGGATGCGGCAGTCGATCTGGTGGTGATCGCCACGCCGAATGATCTGCATTTTTCCCAAGCCGAAGCGGCCTTGCTGGCAGGCAAGCATGTGGTGGTGGACAAGCCATTTACCCTTACCCTGGCACAAGCCCGACAGCTGGATGCGCTGGCCGACCGGCTGGGTCTGTTGCTGTCGGTATTCCATAACCGGCGCTGGGATGCCGACTTCCTCACTGTGCAGCACTTGCTGGCAAGTGGCCGGCTGGGGAAGATCAGCCAGTTTGTCTCGCACTTTGATCGCTATCGGCCACAGGTACAGCAGCGCTGGCGCGAGCAGGGTGGTGCCGGTAGCGGTTTGTGGTATGACCTGGGCCCACATTTGCTGGATCAGGCCTTGCAACTGTTTGGCCAGCCACTTGCCGTATCAGCCTATCTGGCCAGGCAGCGGCAAGCGGCACAAGCGACCGACTATTTCCATGTGCAATTGCGCTATCCGGCAGTACATGTGGTATTGCATGCTTCCTGCCTGGTCGGTGGTGGTATCCCGCGCTTTGCCGTGCACGGTGATCTGGCCAGTTACACCAAGTACGGGCTGGACACGCAAGAGACCGATCTCAAACTGGGCAAACCGGCAGGTGGTGCCGACTGGGGGCTAGACCCCTTGCCCGGTCAATTATTCCTGTCATCAACGACCATGGCACAGACGGAGAGCGTAGCTAATCTGCGCGGGGACTATCGCGATTATTATCGCCAGCTGGCTGCGGCCATCCGTGGCGAAGCGGACAATCCGGTCACCGCCCGGCAGGCGGCCAGTGTCATGGACTGGCTGGAGCGTGCTGAATACAGTGCGGCACAGGGTAGGGATGTGAGCGCTGAGGAGGTATTGCCATGAGTGTGGAAGACGATCTGCTCATCATCGCCGAGCAGGAAGCACGGCTGGAATTCAGTCAGTTTGATTCGGATACCGTGTGGGAACTGGGCTGTCGCCTGCGCGAGGCCGCCCGCCAGCGCAGCGCAGCACTGGCCATTGTCATTACCGTTAACCAGGTACGCCGTTTCCAGCTGCTGATGGCAGGTGCCAGTGCCAATAACGAGGACTGGGCCCGTCGCAAGCACAATGTGGTACAGAAGTTTGAACGCAGTTCGCTGGCTGTCGGCTTGGACTGCCAGCGACAGCACACCAATCTGCAGGAGAAAAACGGGCTGTCCCTGGCGGAACATGCGACCCATGGCGGTGGCTTTCCGCTGCGGCTGCAAGGCGTCGGTTGTATTGGCTCCATCGTGGTGTCCGGTCTGCCACAACGGCAGGATCACCAGCTGGTGGTCGATGTGCTGGCCAGCATGCTGGCAGTCCGGGATGTACCCGCGCTGGATTGTTAGCCTATGGCGCTTATCTGCTGGCCGGTAAAACATCTGCATCGGTCAGTGTCTGCAGAAAAGCCAGCATGGCGTCAATATCGCTGGCATTGAAAGCTGCCCGGGAGCCGGCCTTGCCGCCAAAGGGTGGTTCCTGATTGATATTGCTGTGGTAGCGACGGGGCAGATCATCGAAACGCTGGTCTTTTTTCCCATGTCCATACCATTTGGCTGGGGCGCTATCACGGCTGGCGTAAAACTCCAGCACTTGGCGTAAATCATGGAATACACCATTGTGGAAAAAGACCTTGCGGCTCGCGACATTGCGCAGCGATGGCGTACGGAACAGCCCGCAATATTCATCCTGCTGCATATCCTGTCGCAATGGTCCGCACAAGCCCATATCAAAATAGCCAGGGTTACGATTGACCGCCAATGCCATATTGCGTGGCACACCCAGTGCGATCAGCCCGAAATCGCTAAAGGCCGGAAAGGAGCCATCTGGCTGTCGCTGGCTGAGATGACAGGAAGCACAATTTCCCTTGGCCGGATCGTTAAAGACCTGCAAGCCGCGCAATTCCAGCTTGCTCAGTGATGCCTGCCCGCGCAGCCAGGCATCGTATTGGCTGCTGTAGGGGTAAAACTCGGCTGGATTTTGCTGGAACACCTCCAGCGCCAGTAGCAGTTTTTTGAATGCGGCCTGCTTGTCGTGAAAGATGTCTTGACCAAACAAGGCAGCAAATGCGCCGGCACTCGGGCTAGCCCGCAGTTGTTCAACGACTTGCTCCGGGCTGCGATTGGCCATCTCATTGGCCGCTAACAGCGGCAGACTAGCCTGCTCATGCAGGCTGGCGGCGCGACCATCCCAGGTCAGTCCTCCGGTGGGACCGGCATCTTCGCTGTCATTGCCATCGTTATCGCGGAAGTGTTCGCTGAATGGCGGTACGCCTTGCAGATAGCGCAAGGAGGGCACGGCGCGGCTGCCTTGCTGTTGACCATCTACGCCGCCGAACTGGGCAGGCTTGCCATCCGCTGGACCATAAGCATGAGTCGGGCTATGGCAGCTGGCGCAGGATTGTTTGCCGGAAGCCGACAGCGCAGTTTCGTGGAATAACTGTCGCCCCAGCGCTTCCAGTTGTTTCACGGGTCGTGGATGGCTATCTGCATAAACAGCCTGCGTAGCAACTGTGCTGATCACGGCAGGTGCTGCTGCCTGGTGGCAGGCCGTCAGCAGGGAGAGCAAGCTCAGCCAGGGCAGCAGTATGCGCAAAGCTGGAGTGAGGGGAGGGCAAGACGACATGACTGAGGGCAATCGGATGGAATCGGCAGCAGCATACGCCAGTTTTATCTCCTCATGATGACGTAATGACAGGCCTTACGGGCAGGGCTGCCCTGTCTTGTCTGTGCCCGGTTTTGGCCGTCTAATTCGTCCATCATACGCGTGCAACACGATGCCGGCACAATCTCCCGAACCCGCACAAGGATACCCACATGCACAACTGCCAACCTGCTCTGCTCTCCCTTGCCCTGACGGCGGCACTTGCCGGCTGCGCCAGTAACACGCCTCAGGCACCGGTTACCAGCGGCTCGCTGGATGCCATCCAGAATGTTGTCGTTATTTTCGCTGAGAACCGCGCCTTCGATAACCTGTATGGCTTGTATCCGGGGGCTAACGGTATCCCGGGTGTCAATCCTTCGGCGCGTGGTCGCTATGTGTCGCAGAAGGATTTTGATGGCTCGGTCTTGCCAGTGCTGCCGCCGACCTGGAATGGCCTGACTGCTGCCGGCCAGAGTGTCACCCTGACCCAGGCGCAAACCATGGGCTGGCCCAATAAGCCTTTCCAGATTGATGATCCTGCCGGTGTAAATGGCAGCGGTGTGCAGCTAGGGCAGGGAGTAGTGACCCGCGATCTGGTGCATCGCTTCTATAACAACCAGATGCAGATCAATGGCGGCAAGAATGACAAGTTTGCTGCCTATTCGGATGCCGGTGGTCTGAGCATGGGCTACTACGATGGCAGCAAGATGGCATTGTGGAAGCTGGCGCGCCAGTACACGCTGGCAGACAACTTCTTCATGGGGGCGTTTGGTGGCTCTTTTCTGAACCACCAGTATCTGATCTGTGCCTGTGCGCCAAGCTATCCCAATGCCGATGCGGCTGACTCACCAGCCAAGGATTCGATTTCTGCCATCGATACCGATGCCAAGGGGCAGTTCCTGCGCCTGACGCCTGCCGCTGCTGCCAAGGCCTCGGTGCTGGATGGCAAGCCGACCTACAAGAATGACAGCAATCTGACGCCCAAGGATGGCCAGGGCATGTTCTATGCCGTCAACACCATGCAGCCCTTGTATCAGCCCAGTGGCAATGCGCCGGGAGCCAAGGGGCCGAGCCAGTATGCCGATACCACCAAAGCCACCACGCTGCCAGCACAGACTGCCGCCACCATTGGTGATCGCCTGACTGCCAAAGGTGTCAGCTGGGCCTGGTACGCTGGCAGCTGGAATGCTTCAGTGGCTCAGCGCAGCAATATCTACAATGGTGGACAGCCGAATTTCCAGGCCCACCATCAGCCTTTCAACTACTACGCGGCCTTTGATCCGCTCACGCAGCAGGCTTATCGTCAGGCTCATCTGAAGGATTTTGATGCGGAATTCCTGCGGGATGCCCAGGGCGGCAAGTTGCCGGCGGTTGCTTTTTACAAGCCGCAGGGCAATCTGAACCAGCATGCCGGTTATGCCAGCGTGGCCGATGGTGACGAGCACATTGCCCAGCTGATTACCAAGCTGCAGCAGAGCCCGCAGTGGAAGAACATGCTGATCGTGGTTACCTACGATGAAAATGGCGGTATTTATGATCATGCTCCGGTTCCCAAGGGGGATCGCTGGGGGCCGGGCAGCCGCATTCCGGCCATCATCATTTCACCGTATGCGCGCAAGGGCTTTGTCGACCATACCCAATACGACACTGCTTCCATCCTGCGTTTCATCAGCCGACGTTTCGATTTGCCAGCGCTGCCGGGCGTTATCGAGCGCGATGCCGCCTTGCAGGCCAATGGCGAAGCAGTCATGGGTGACTTGAGTAATGCGCTGGAGCTGGGCACGCATTAAGCCTTGTTTATCGTTGTGTGGCGTAAAGAGAAGGCAGCCTCATGGGCTGCCTTCTCTTCATTTTCACAACTGCTAACACTTCTTCCTCACATCCGTTCTGACTGCATGGGTCAAGCTGCTAGACTGAACGACACATTCCTTCGCAGACTGATGCTATGCAGTTCAAACTGGCCAGCGGCATGCTGACGCCGCTTATCATTGCCACCGCCCTGTTCATGGAAAACATGGACGCTACCGTGATCGCTACCTCTTTGCCGGCAATTGCCCGCGATTTGCTGGTCGATCCTGTCGCTCTCAAGCTGGCACTGACATCCTATCTGGTCAGTCTGGCGGTATTCATTCCGGTCAGCGGCTGGATGGCAGATCGG is from Aquitalea aquatilis and encodes:
- a CDS encoding ATP phosphoribosyltransferase regulatory subunit, producing MRNWLLPEYIADILPATARQVESAKAAMLEQFRCAGYELVLPPLIEYVDSLIAEGDTALDLKTFKLDDQLSGHQLGLRADITPQVARIDAHLLGHRTGVTRLCYAGSVVHTRPNGLMSSRQPMQVGAELYGYAGIEADIEIIELMLSTLGQVKVPQLRLDVGHTAIFRGLATAAGLSPQATRELFAVLQNKDAASIAEQVAGLAEPYRSAFLALPELYGPASVLEKARTRLPSLPEVELALMQLSAIARAFEGRVAISFDLSELRGTHYHTGLIFAAYAPGWAVELARGGRYDNVGRRFGRARPATGFSLDLRDLIQILPERGSAMGVRVSNRHLPAAQGEVERLRAAGEVVIIDYLGESAEAIGCNRELIPAADGWQIVPFN
- a CDS encoding adenylosuccinate synthase; this encodes MSKNVVVIGTQWGDEGKGKIVDWLTDHARAVVRFQGGHNAGHTLVVGGKKTVLRLIPSGILREGVECFIGNGVVLSPEALLKEIDELETAGVNVAARLKIAEACPLILPYHVALDQAREAAKGAGKIGTTGRGIGPCYEDKVARRALRVIDLFNPERFAAKLKENVEFYNFQLTQYFKAEPVSFEAILEQTMLLAERIKPMVADVSRTLYDMNQADVPLLFEGAQGTLLDIDHGTYPYVTSSNCVAGAAAPGAGVAPQMLNYVLGIVKGYTTRVGSGPFPTEQENEIGAFLAKRGNEFGSVTGRPRRCGWFDAAALKRSIQINGVSGLCVTKLDVMDGLEEIKLCVGYKLDGKEVDILPFGSDAVTQCEPIYETMPGWSETTFGTKRWEDLPANAQAYLKRIAEVCGAPVDIVSTGPDREETIVLRHPYGL
- a CDS encoding oxidoreductase; protein product: MSTPLNVVLVGYGYAGKTFHAPLIAACPDLQLYGVVSSKADVLSADWPALRQWPTLQQALQDAAVDLVVIATPNDLHFSQAEAALLAGKHVVVDKPFTLTLAQARQLDALADRLGLLLSVFHNRRWDADFLTVQHLLASGRLGKISQFVSHFDRYRPQVQQRWREQGGAGSGLWYDLGPHLLDQALQLFGQPLAVSAYLARQRQAAQATDYFHVQLRYPAVHVVLHASCLVGGGIPRFAVHGDLASYTKYGLDTQETDLKLGKPAGGADWGLDPLPGQLFLSSTTMAQTESVANLRGDYRDYYRQLAAAIRGEADNPVTARQAASVMDWLERAEYSAAQGRDVSAEEVLP
- a CDS encoding heme-degrading domain-containing protein; protein product: MSVEDDLLIIAEQEARLEFSQFDSDTVWELGCRLREAARQRSAALAIVITVNQVRRFQLLMAGASANNEDWARRKHNVVQKFERSSLAVGLDCQRQHTNLQEKNGLSLAEHATHGGGFPLRLQGVGCIGSIVVSGLPQRQDHQLVVDVLASMLAVRDVPALDC
- a CDS encoding cytochrome-c peroxidase codes for the protein MKQLEALGRQLFHETALSASGKQSCASCHSPTHAYGPADGKPAQFGGVDGQQQGSRAVPSLRYLQGVPPFSEHFRDNDGNDSEDAGPTGGLTWDGRAASLHEQASLPLLAANEMANRSPEQVVEQLRASPSAGAFAALFGQDIFHDKQAAFKKLLLALEVFQQNPAEFYPYSSQYDAWLRGQASLSKLELRGLQVFNDPAKGNCASCHLSQRQPDGSFPAFSDFGLIALGVPRNMALAVNRNPGYFDMGLCGPLRQDMQQDEYCGLFRTPSLRNVASRKVFFHNGVFHDLRQVLEFYASRDSAPAKWYGHGKKDQRFDDLPRRYHSNINQEPPFGGKAGSRAAFNASDIDAMLAFLQTLTDADVLPASR
- the acpA gene encoding acid phosphatase, with product MHNCQPALLSLALTAALAGCASNTPQAPVTSGSLDAIQNVVVIFAENRAFDNLYGLYPGANGIPGVNPSARGRYVSQKDFDGSVLPVLPPTWNGLTAAGQSVTLTQAQTMGWPNKPFQIDDPAGVNGSGVQLGQGVVTRDLVHRFYNNQMQINGGKNDKFAAYSDAGGLSMGYYDGSKMALWKLARQYTLADNFFMGAFGGSFLNHQYLICACAPSYPNADAADSPAKDSISAIDTDAKGQFLRLTPAAAAKASVLDGKPTYKNDSNLTPKDGQGMFYAVNTMQPLYQPSGNAPGAKGPSQYADTTKATTLPAQTAATIGDRLTAKGVSWAWYAGSWNASVAQRSNIYNGGQPNFQAHHQPFNYYAAFDPLTQQAYRQAHLKDFDAEFLRDAQGGKLPAVAFYKPQGNLNQHAGYASVADGDEHIAQLITKLQQSPQWKNMLIVVTYDENGGIYDHAPVPKGDRWGPGSRIPAIIISPYARKGFVDHTQYDTASILRFISRRFDLPALPGVIERDAALQANGEAVMGDLSNALELGTH